A single Vigna radiata var. radiata cultivar VC1973A chromosome 8, Vradiata_ver6, whole genome shotgun sequence DNA region contains:
- the LOC106769779 gene encoding U1 small nuclear ribonucleoprotein C yields the protein MPRYYCDYCDTYLTHDSPSVRKQHNAGYKHKANVRTYYQQFEEQQTQSLIDQRIKEHLGQAAAFQQVGVAYNHLMVQRPNLPPVLPPPRLPIPGNTQVPGSQPLMPGMRPPVFPRPLPGAPGYVSAPTMPPMLPPPGAPQVSGQLNTLPRPPSLAPPPTVPGSTAAPASNGAPSMVSSAVYQANPPAPSSGGYDNYNASAQAPEGNH from the exons ATGCCTCG GTATTACTGTGACTACTGCGACACCTATTTGACCCATGATTCT CCATCTGTTAGAAAGCAGCACAATGCAGGTTACAAACACAAG GCAAATGTGAGAACCTACTACCAGCAGTTTGAAGAACAACAAACACAGAGTTTAATTGATCAGAGGATCAAAGAACATCTTGGGCAAGCTGCAGCATTTCAGCAGGTTGGTGTAGCTTATAATCATCTGATGGTTCAGAGGCCAAACCTTCCTCCTGTGTTGCCGCCACCAAGACTGCCTATTCCTGGAAACACACAAGTACCTGGAAGCCAACCACTAATGCCAGGGATGAGACCACCTGTCTTTCCTAGACCACTTCCTGGGGCACCAG GATATGTTTCTGCACCTACCATGCCTCCAATGTTACCCCCACCAGGTGCTCCCCAGGTGTCAGGTCAACTTAATACCCTACCAAGACCCCCTTCATTAGCTCCCCCTCCAACTGTTCCTGGTAGCACTGCTGCCCCAGCTTCCAATGGTGCTCCCTCTATGGTATCATCAGCAGTGTACCAAGCCAATCCACCAGCACCATCATCTGGAGGTTATGATAATTACAATGCCAGTGCTCAAGCACCTGAGGGAAATCACTGA